From the Excalfactoria chinensis isolate bCotChi1 chromosome 1, bCotChi1.hap2, whole genome shotgun sequence genome, one window contains:
- the NPAT gene encoding protein NPAT, translating to MLLPSDVARLVLGYLQQEKLLATCREFILESSDLKEYAEHCTEDGFIPACLLSLCGKNLTTILNEYVAMKTKETTNEVPAMMSSLWKKLDYTLSQIRSMQGSTGFSANQRTRTRSGIVEMKRQRMLQQSAPPNSGLLSVAPQPGPQYPSSTVSPQVIHKQSINQSISQARLNTLFVHQPQAQENKISTGDFIHIQVPASQERKLHTNLLSPGRRKSESQKRKSVATSGPPAASRSTQDPDEVVIEKESEPLEEFIDGNFPQLIIENAREKILSNKSLQEKLAENINKILGSDGNVTQAPKQTESGPTEQETSIDEILGLQGEIHMSEEAIQDILEQTESDPAFQALFDLFDYGKNKVNKNLPAGISGQSGVENTILVDADNLETLESSLGTEETSDNSREVLSCKGFQLEETSCALKNPINDDDMAKKNATGEQLHGNCRLRKEADVLKTITHEHIGELEIAFDSVPVLTEPNKRQISDSEHHEHSQDSYGKKDSSTLVLGSEKCMDIERETPSHSAQSSPNLEYVHSGSPQIPLVSLEEGCRASESRTRPAGKCHFSPHTSIPEKALTKSPSDGSPTHSAGLRKNNTSISSPSADSGKEQAVTNDTAPLLNISQENLSHCTNQQDQSVQSDCAAKSTVNMSDLDKTELQLEAAGTCKKTQSGEQHTLDNPKKDFNLPSGLSNSEGSQAEMQETSSSAKANHDKIYFSSGDDTGISVASTENNLTTSEMCHSPLPETASSTDELSTEAKSTGGVSSSSQPMDVDPSNIMSLKIIISDDPFISSDTELNNAVSSITGENLPTIILSSPAKSPSKTAGLSKCLTSEDTEKSVETALAEQNLLVLRPKDPVVTAVNTQNEDCTVFSVASTSNLSKEGGFIQLMPATSTAFGNTNNLYIATCVTDPAALGTTVTPSNLVVLPGSSMPLAAQAPAVQQLRTPPRTSSTFAGNQAVSPSFPQGSAIIITSPVQPVLQGMVGMIPLSVVGQNGNSFSAPARQVLHMPVANPVCNRNVPKLPIPPKSQKIPGARNKTNAGKPVPSVSETSNQVNARTQRTGNSDKLITAELGRKAEENLPAAPAENTSSNSRQGESHRRVLCFDNILPAAGGNTQTQTAKSLPQKERNENSSFAVDSAPSSAKAQAAKRDKDKTLPRILCKPEIAGNRSTAVKEPQPERKVVTAGLPSDPFHKATANKENELRRDSDEKQKNQDPAKLSNGQQSVSLWNEKTVASVQELNKKQGSLSNGNSKSSPPVSLSSKEPKREAAKVSNQGLCLSSPFTKQCVEMLQDIQWHSPSSKTVENGELPVPRTPSGVGDRHTDDTTDSVRTPTCRRFNEDSATPRIMVPPATPDLPACSPASETGSENSVSMAAHTLMILSRAAIARTSTATPLKDNTQQFRSLRSTVKKRKLEDLNEGERNSRSTNRKDLQSSPTPSKKKKIKKKKLPNSFPAGMDVDKFLLSLHYDE from the exons CACGTACAAGAAGTGGAATTGTAGAAATGAAACGACAGAGAATGCTTCAGCAATCAGCTCCTCCAAATTCAGGACTGCTATCTGTAGCCCCTCAGCCAGGACCACAGTATCCCTCTTCTACTGTATCTCCTCAAGTTATCCACAAGCAATCAATAAACCAGAGTATATCCCAGGCAAGACTGAATACGTTGTTTGTTCACCAGCCACAAGCCCAAGAAAACAAGATCAGCA CAGGAGATTTCATACACATTCAAGTTCCAGCATCACAAGAACGAAAGCTTCACACAAACTTGCTTTctccaggaaggagaaaaag TGAAtctcagaagaggaaaagtgTGGCAACATCTGGACCTCCTGCAGCAAGTAGAAGTACTCAAGATCCTGATGAAGTcgtaatagaaaaagaaagtgagcCACTTGAAGAGTTTATTGATGGTAACTTCCCA CAATTGATTATTGAAAATGCCAGAGAAAAGATCCTGAGCAACAAATCTCTTCAGGAAAAGCTAGCTGAGAACATTAACAAAATCCTGGGCAG TGATGGCAACGTCACTCAGGCACCAAAACAGACAGAAAGTGGTCCAACAGAACAAGAGACATCAATTGATGAAATCCTTGGACTTCAG GGTGAAATTCATATGTCGGAAGAAGCTATACAGGACATTCTGGAACAGACAGAATCAGATCCAGCTTTTCAGGCGCTCTTTGACTTGTTTGATTACG GGAAGAACAAGGTAAACAAGAATTTGCCTGCTGGTATTTCTGGTCAGAGTGGGGTAGAAAACACAATCCTGGTAGATGCGGATAACCTGGAAACACTTGAAAGTTCTTTAGGAACAGAAGAAACCA GTGATAATTCTAGAGAAGTGCTGTCCTGTAAAGGTTTTCAGTTGGAAGAAACATCATGCGCCTTGAAGAACCCCATTAATGATGACGATatggcaaagaaaaatgcaactgGTGAACAATTGCATGGAAACTGTAGGCTAAGGAAGGAGGCTGACGTACTTAAAACCATTACCCATGAACATATTGGCGAGCTGGAAATTGCTTTTGACTCTGTGCCTGTTCTGACTGAACCTAACAAGAGGCAGATTTCTGATAGTGAACATCATGAGCACAGTCAAGATTCTTATGGTAAAAAAGACTCGTCCACGCTGGTACTTGGAAGTGAAAAATGTATGGACATTGAAAGAGAAACACCAAGTCATAGTGCTCAAAGTAGTCCTAATTTGGAATATGTTCATTCTGGTAGTCCCCAGATTCCTTTGGTTTCACTGGAAGAGGGTTGTAGAGCTAGTGAGAGCAGAACACGGCCTGCAGGTAAATGTCACTTTTCACCACATACATCGATACCTGAAAAAGCACTCACTAAAAGCCCTTCTGATGGAAGTCCTACCCACAGCGCGGggctgagaaaaaataatacatcaATTTCTAGCCCATCAGCAGATTCAGGAAAAGAACAGGCTGTAACAAATGATACAGCTCCATTACTTAATATTTCACAGGAGAACTTGAGCCACTGTACTAACCAACAAGATCAGAGTGTGCAGTCAGACTGTGCTGCAAAATCCACAGTGAATATGTCGGACCTTGACAAAACAGAGTTGCAGCTTGAAGCCGCCGGTACTTGTAAAAAAACACAGTCAGGTGAGCAGCACACACTCGATAACCCTAAGAAAGATTTTAACCTCCCTTCGGGGCTGTCAAACTCAGAGGGATCACAAGCGGAAATGCAAGAAACTTCATCTTCCGCAAAAGCCAATCATGATAAGATATATTTCTCCTCTGGTGATGATACAGGAATTTCTGTAGCATCCACTGAAAATAACCTTACTACATCTGAAATGTGCCACTCTCCTCTCCCAGAAACAGCTTCCTCAACAGATGAATTGAGTACCGAAGCCAAAAGCACAGGTGGCGTATCATCTAGCAGTCAACCAATGGATGTTGATCCTTCTAACATCATGTCCCTCAAGATCATCATCAGCGATGATCCGTTCATTTCATCAGACACGGAGTTAAATAATGCTGTTTCCAGCATCACAGGAGAAAATTTACCAACAATAATATTGTCTTCTCCAGCTAAATCCCCAAGCAAAACTGCAGGCCTGTCCAAATGTCTGACTTCAGAAGACACAGAGAAAAGTGTGGAGACAGCTTTGGCAGAGCAGAATCTCCTTGTGCTCAGACCTAAGGATCCTGTGGTCACAGCAGTTAATACTCAGAATGAGGACTGCACTGTTTTTTCAGTTGCAAGTACAAGTAATCTGTCCAAGGAAGGAGGATTTATTCAGTTGATGCCGGCAACAAGCACAGCTTTTGGCAATACAAACAACCTGTATATAGCGACCTGTGTGACTGATCCAGCTGCCTTGGGCACGACTGTAACTCCTTCCAACTTAGTTGTATTGCCTGGCAGCTCTATGCCTCTTGCTGCCCAAGCACCAGCAGTCCAGCAACTACGGACTCCTCCTAGAACCAGCAGTACATTTGCGGGAAACCAAGCTGTCTCCCCAAGCTTCCCACAAG GTTCTGCCATTATAATCACATCTCCAGTGCAGCCTGTTTTGCAAGGAATGGTGGGAATGATTCCTCTCTCAGTAGTGGGACAAAATGGGAATTCCTTCTCAGCGCCCGCCCGCCAG GTTTTGCATATGCCTGTGGCTAATCCAGTGTGCAACAGAAATGTCCCAAAGCTTCCCATCCCACCCAAATCACAGAAGATTCCCGGAGCAAGAAACAAGACCAATGCAG GAAAGCCGGTACCGAGCGTATCTGAAACTTCAAACCAAGTAAATGCTCGAACACAAAG GACTGGAAATTCAGACAAGCTTATCACTGCAGAGCTAGGAAGGAAAGCGGAGGAGAACTTACCTGCTGCACCAGCAGAGAACACAAGCTCAAATTCGAGACAAGGTGAAAGTCACAGGAGAGTGCTTTGCTTTGATAATATCCTACCTGCTGCAGGtggaaacacacaaacacagactgCTAAGAGTTTGccccaaaaagaaagaaatgaaaactcctCGTTTGCTGTTGATTCGGCACCATCCTCTGCCAAAGCACAGGCAGCAAAGCGAGACAAAGATAAAACGTTGCCTAGGATTCTCTGCAAGCCAGAAATTGCTGGcaacagaagcacagctgtgaAGGAGCCGCAGCCCGAGCGGAAAGTGGTAACGGCTGGGCTTCCCTCTGATCCCTTCCACAAGGCTacagcaaataaagaaaacgAATTGCGAAGAGATagtgatgaaaaacagaagaaccaGGACCCTGCCAAACTGTCCAATGGCCAGCAGAGCGTTAGCTTGTGGAATGAGAAGACAGTTGCTTCGGTGCAAGAACTGAACAAGAAGCAAGGGTCGCTGTCAAATGGGAACAGCAAATCTTCACCGCCTGTTTCTCTGTCTTCAAAAGAGCCGAAGCGAGAAGCAGCTAAAGTTTCCAACCAAGGCCTTTGCCTGTCGAGTCCGTTCACCAAGCAGTGTGTGGAAATGTTGCAGGACATTCAGTGGCACAGCCCTAGTAGTAAAACAGTAGAAAATGGCGAATTGCCAGTACCCCGTACCCCATCCGGAGTTGGAGACAGGCATACAGATGATACCACCGATAGTGTACGAACCCCAACCTGCCGGCGTTTCAACGAGGACAGTGCAACCCCTAGAATCATGGTCCCTCCTGCCACACCAGACCTGcccgcctgcagccctgccagcgAAACTGGCAGTGAGAACAGCGTCAGTATGGCTGCCCACACGCTGATGATCCTATCGCGGGCTGCTATTGCGAGGACTAGCACTGCAACTCCTCTGAAGGACAACACCCAGCAGTTCAGGTCTTTAAGGAGCAcagtaaagaaaaggaaactagAGGACTTGAATGAGGGCGAGAGAAATTCTCGTTCCACAAATAGGAAAGACCTCCAAAGCTCTCCAACGCCgtcaaaaaagaagaaaataaag aaaaagaagctcCCAAATTCTTTTCCAGCGGGAATGGACGTGGACAAGTTCTTGTTATCTTTGCATTACGATGAATGA